A single region of the Aptenodytes patagonicus chromosome 7, bAptPat1.pri.cur, whole genome shotgun sequence genome encodes:
- the FOS gene encoding protein c-Fos: protein MMYQGFAGEYEAPSSRCSSASPAGDSLTYYPSPADSFSSMGSPVNSQDFCTDLAVSSASFVPTVTAISTSPDLQWLVQPTLISSVAPSQSRGHPYGVSAPAPAAYSRPAVLKAPGGRGQSIGRRGKVEQLSPEEEEKRRIRRERNKMAAAKCRNRRRELTDTLQAETDQLEEEKSALQAEIANLLKEKEKLEFILAAHRPACKMPEELRFSEELAAATALDLGTPSPPVAEEAAFALPLMAEAPPAVPPKETSGGGLELKAEPFDELLFSTGPQEASRSVPDMDLPGASSFYASDWESLGAGTSGELEPLCTPVVTCTPCPSTYTSTFVFTYPEADAFPSCAAAHRKGSSSNEPSSDSLSSPTLLAL from the exons ATGATGTACCAGGGCTTCGCCGGAGAGTACGAGGCGCCCTCCTCCCGCTGCAGCAGCGCTTCCCCGGCCGGGGACAGCCTCACCTACTACCCCTCCCCGGCGGActccttctccagcatgggctctcctgTCAACTCGCAG GACTTCTGCACCGACCTGGCCGTCTCCAGCGCCAGCTTCGTGCCCACGGTGACGGCCATCTCCACCAGCCCCGACCTGCAGTGGCTGGTGCAGCCCACTCTCATCTCCTCGGTGGCACCCTCCCAGAGCCGCGGGCACCCCTACGGCGTGTcggcgcccgcccccgccgcctaCTCCCGCCCCGCAGTGCTGAaggcgccgggcggccgcgggcagAGCATCGGCCGCAGGGGCAAAGTCGAGCAG CTGtccccggaggaggaggagaagagaaggatccGCCGGGAAAGGAACAAGATGGCAGCGGCCAAGTGCCGCAACCGGCGGCGGGAGCTCACTGACACGCTGCAGGCG GAGACCgaccagctggaggaggagaagtctgCGCTGCAGGCAGAGATAGCTaacctgctgaaggagaaggagaagctgGAGTTCATCCTGGCAGCCCACCGGCCCGCCTGCAAGATGCCCGAGGAGCTGCGGTTCTCTGAGGAGCTGGCGGCCGCCACTGCGCTGGacctgggcacccccagcccccccgtcGCCGAGGAGGCTGCCTTCGCCCTGCCGCTGATGGCTGAGGCGCCGCCGGCCGTGCCGCCCAAGGAGACCAGCGGTGGCGGGCTGGAGCTCAAGGCTGAGCCCTTCGACGAGCTGCTTTTCTCCACGGGGCCGCAGGAGGCCTCCCGCTCCGTGCCCGACATGGACCTGCCCGGGGCCTCCTCCTTCTATGCGTCGGACTGGGAGTCGCTGGGCGCCGGGACCAGCGGTGAGCTGGAGCCCCTCTGCACCCCTGTGGTGACCTGCACCCCGTGCCCCAGCACCTACACCTCCACCTTCGTCTTCACCTACCCTGAGGCGGACGCcttccccagctgtgctgccGCACACcggaagggcagcagcagcaatgagcCCTCGTCTGACTCCCTCAGCTCCCCCACCCTCCTGGCCTTGTGA